A segment of the Arcobacter sp. CECT 8983 genome:
TACAAGCTTTTGAAGAAGGAGGGGTTGATTATATATTACAAAGCCTTTTGAACCAAAAGAAATACAAGCTAGAATAAAAACCCAATTACAAATTCATAAAAATAAAATAGAAATACAAAGACTTTTGCTACAACAAGATTTATTTGTAAAAAAAATTATGCATGAAGTAAATACACCTATTTCAATAATCTCTTTAAATACCGACTTAATAGAACAACAATATGGACCTTCAAAACAAATTGAAACAATAAAAGCTTCAGTAAAAACTTTATCTTCTATATATGGAGACCTTTCATACAAAATAAAAAAACAATCAAGGGAATATAAAGTAACAAAAATAAATCTTTTAGAGTTTATTAGTTCAAGGGTATTATTCTTTGATGAGTTAGCAAATACAAAAGATATCCATATTAATTTAGAGTATAGCCATGAACTTTATATTTTAATGAATGAATACGAGTTTGAAAGAGTAATAGATAATACTTTAAGTAATGCAATTAAATACAGTAAAGCTTCAAATGAAATAAATATTTTCTTTGGAAAAGAAGAGGGCGAAACAATTATTTTTGTGGAAGATTTTGGAATTGGTATAGAAGATACTACAAAAGTTTTTGAT
Coding sequences within it:
- a CDS encoding HAMP domain-containing sensor histidine kinase; translated protein: MHEVNTPISIISLNTDLIEQQYGPSKQIETIKASVKTLSSIYGDLSYKIKKQSREYKVTKINLLEFISSRVLFFDELANTKDIHINLEYSHELYILMNEYEFERVIDNTLSNAIKYSKASNEINIFFGKEEGETIIFVEDFGIGIEDTTKVFDAYYQQSNKKLGLGLGLNIVKEICDKYNIDIEIKSKKSVGTKFIFNIGAIVKED